In the Hippoglossus stenolepis isolate QCI-W04-F060 chromosome 14, HSTE1.2, whole genome shotgun sequence genome, one interval contains:
- the zranb2 gene encoding zinc finger Ran-binding domain-containing protein 2, whose translation MLTDSNMSGKSFRVSDGDWICPDKKCGNVNFARRTSCNRCGREKTTEAKMMKAGGTEIGKTLAEKSRGLFSANDWQCKTCGNVNWARRSECNMCNTPKYAKLEERTGYGGGFNERENVEYIEREESDGEYDEFGRKKKKFRGKPNSTSSSKEVEKKVVVAKREEDEEEEDDDEEEEGDLSKYKLDDDDDEDGDLSKYDLVASDEEEKPAKKKSSRSGSSRSGSSSRSSSSSSRSRSRSGSRSSSSSRSGSRSRSHSRSSSRSGKGSSPRKRSRSPSSSPERTQKRSRSRSSSGGRKRRRSRSRSSERCRGQSSGSSHSGSSSKKA comes from the exons ATGTTAACAGACAGCAACATGTCGGGGAAGAGCTTTCGGGTCAGCGACGGAGACTGGATCTGTCCTGATAAAAA gtgTGGTAACGTGAATTTTGCCAGAAGAACAAGCTGTAACAGATGTGGTAGGG AGAAAACCACAGAGGCAAAGATGATGAAAGCAGGTGGAACGGAGATTGGGAAAACCCTGGCCGAGAAGAGCCGAGGCCTCTTCAGTGCAAATGACTGGCAATGCAAAAC ATGTGGCAACGTGAACTGGGCGAGACGGTCAGAGTGCAACATGTGTAACACACCTAAATATGCCAAGCTTGAAGAGAGAACAG GTTATGGTGGCGGGTTCAATGAAAGGGAGAATGTAGAATACATTGAACGTGAGGAATCTGATGGTGAATATGACGAG TTTGgtcggaaaaagaaaaagtttcgTGGAAAGCCCAACAGCACATCTTCCTCAAAAgaagttgaaaagaaagtagTAGTTGCAAAACgtgaagaagacgaggaggaagaagatgatgacgaagaggaagagggtgacCTGTCCAAGTACAAACTGGAT gatgatgatgatgaagacggAGACCTGTCAAAGTACGACCTGGTCGCCAGCGATGAAGAAGAGAAGCCAGCCAAGAAAAAGAGCAGCCGCTCGGGCTCGTCCCGTTCCGGCTCGTCGTCccgctcctccagctccagttcACGGTCGAGGTCCAG atCTGGCTCTAGAAGCTCATCCAGCTCCAGATCTGGATCTCGCTCCAGGTCCCACTCCAG ATCCAGCTCCAGGTCTGGAAAGGGCTCCTCTCCCCGGAAGAGGTCCCGctcgccctcctcctcacccGAGAGGACACAGAAGCGCAGCCGCTCCAGGTCCTCATCTGGAGGGAGGAAACGCAGGCGCTCTAGATCACGTTCGTCCGAAAG gTGCCGTGGCCAGTCCTCCGGATCCTCACATTCTGGCTCCAGTTCAAAAAAGGCATAA
- the ptger3 gene encoding prostaglandin E2 receptor EP3 subtype: MLTAMCRFILPQRMTADSCDSVEGSQTSAVEMLSANISKTLREDNVTKNSSCGSVSVGFPITMMITGMVGNSLALILVYVSYIKKENKRKRSFLLCIGSLALTDLFGQLLTSPIVISVYRADLSWERIDSSGTLCAFFGVCMTTFGLCALFLASAMAIERAMAITNPHWYSSHMRTSVTKQTLAAIWLLVLLFALLPIAGVGKYTRQWPGTWCFISIGDREVPGNMFFAITFAVLGIFSLLVTLSCNVVTIRGLIVRCKTKSGTSQSSKQWERLTTETVIQLLGIMCVLLVCWSPLLVLMLRMISTQASSHHCNSKVGISTNSSSRDVSLDCNFFLTAIRLASLNQILDPWVYLLLREILLRKFCIVANAMSNCSLEGRKENQNALDALNKQSPDSSNLHKAQSG, translated from the exons ATGCTCACTGCTATGTGTAGGTTTATCCTTCCCCAAAGGATGACTGCGGACAGTTGTGACTCTGTGGAGGGCTCGCAAACATCGGCTGTAGAGATGCTGAGCGCCAACATCTCCAAGACATTGCGCGAAGACAATGTCACCAAGAACTCCAGCTGTGGATCCGTATCAGTGGGTTTCCCTATCACCATGATGATCACCGGCATGGTGGGCAACTCGCTGGCTCTCATCCTGGTCTACGTCTCCTATATAAAGAAggagaacaaaaggaaaaggtcGTTCCTGCTTTGCATTGGCTCTCTGGCGCTCACTGATCTGTTTGGACAGCTGCTGACGAGCCCAATAGTCATATCAGTTTACAGAGCTGACCTGAGCTGGGAGCGCATCGACTCATCGGGCACGCTTTGCGCCTTTTTCGGCGTGTGCATGACAACTTTTGGCCTGTGCGCGCTCTTCTTGGCCAGTGCCATGGCGATTGAGAGGGCCATGGCGATAACAAACCCACACTGGTACTCCAGCCATATGAGGACAAGTGTGACTAAGCAGACCCTGGCTGCCATCTGGCTCCTGGTGCTGCTCTTTGCTCTGCTGCCCATCGCGGGGGTCGGGAAGTACACGCGTCAGTGGCCGGGCACCTGGTGCTTTATCAGCATCGGAGACAGAGAAGTCCCAGGCAACATGTTCTTCGCCATCACTTTCGCAGTGCTGGggattttctctctgctggTGACACTCTCCTGCAACGTGGTGACGATCCGGGGCTTGATTGTCCGGTGCAAAACCAAGTCTGGCACGTCTCAGTCCTCCAAACAGTGGGAGCGACTCACCACGGAGACCGTCATTCAGCTGTTAGGGATTATGTGCGTCCTGCTCGTGTGCTGGTCCCCTTTACTG gTGCTGATGCTGAGGATGATCTCCACCCAGGCCTCCTCCCACCATTGCAACTCCAAAGTGGGGATATCCACTAACTCCTCCAGCCGGGACGTCAGCTTGGACTGCAACTTCTTCCTGACGGCGATCCGCCTGGCCTCCCTCAACCAGATCCTCGACCCGTGGGTCTATCTGCTCCTCAGGGAGATCCTCCTCCGCAAGTTCTGCATCGTGGCCAACGCCATGTCCAACTGCTCCCTGGAGGGTCGCAAGGAGAATCAGAATGCACTGGACGCGCTTAACAAGCAGAGCCCGGACAGCAGCAACCTTCATAAAGCACAAAGTGGCTGA